A window of the Zeugodacus cucurbitae isolate PBARC_wt_2022May chromosome 2, idZeuCucr1.2, whole genome shotgun sequence genome harbors these coding sequences:
- the LOC128921340 gene encoding uncharacterized protein LOC128921340 — MCLWGYKSDAFKCWSLFEYLGAIMVNASSEACGGDDAFSTPEWINEDFFKRILEKCENESVEIHRLRLSSGTASTDNYASILYRAKINYSLCSQATQEKLRSFVMKTEPFVEGLKKDKMNEVPLFETEVRMYTKVLPKIEAKLREFSDRTVLAPKLITYSLEAPRYIVFEDLGIEGYLPINNRPCSLEEIKLALKKLAKIHAISFQMAQTDNHELATFDKTFINTIDIANFPVLRDGIKLMKEVISDQPDLRKYLPHFERAELFLIPKVLDLLNAPKNGKRSGIQVLNHGDFHVKNLMVKYVDNKLKELILLDYQVSMFGSPAIDLHYAFTMMYSPSMRMENMDELLYYYTKNFQDTLHSVQYKGHIPTITELRAEMRDYRHWGLYLVSTLLCFNYAFMEGIGMNEIVESEDARRALLTNSKILDELRILLPRFLYLGCFEE, encoded by the exons ATGTGTCTTTGGGGCTATAAAAGCGATGCATTTAAATGTTGGAGCTTATTCGAATATTTGGGAGCAATCATGGTTAATGCGAGTAGTGAGGCTTGTGGTGGGGATGATGCCTTCAGCACACCGGAATGGATAAATGAGGATTTCTTCAAGCGCATTCTCGAAAAATGCGAAAATGAAAGTGTGGAG ATTCACAGGTTGCGGCTCTCATCCGGCACTGCGTCAACTGATAACTACGCGAGTATACTGTATCGTGCTAAGATAAATTACTCTCTGTGCTCCCAAGCTACGCAAGAGAAACTGCGTTCATTTGTGATGAAAACTGAACCCTTTGTGGAGGGTTTGAAGAAGGATAAAATGAATGAGGTGCCGCTCTTTGAAACCGAGGTGCGAATGTATACGAAAGTGTTGCCGAAAATTGAAGCGAAGCTGCGAGAGTTTAGCGATCGAACAGTGTTGGCACCAAA GCTAATTACGTACAGCTTGGAGGCGCCGCGTTACATAGTGTTCGAAGATCTTGGTATCGAAGGCTATTTGCCCATAAACAATCGCCCCTGTAGTTTGGAGGAAATCAAGTTAGCTTTAAAGAAATTAGCTAAAATACACGCAATCAGCTTTCAAATGGCACAGACG GATAACCATGAATTAGCCACATTCGATAAGACCTTCATCAACACAATCGATATAGCTAATTTTCCCGTGCTAAGAGATGGCATCAAACTAATGAAAGAAGTAATAAGTGATCAGCCGgatcttcgaaaatatttaccacatttcgAAAGGGCGGAACTTTTCTTGATACCGAAGGTTTTAGACCTATTAAATGCGCCTAAAAACGGCAAACGTAGTGGAATTCAAGTATTGAACCATGGGGACTTTCATGTGAAGAATTTAATGGTGAAATATGTGGACAATAAGCTGAAGGAGTTAATTCTG CTCGACTATCAAGTCAGTATGTTTGGCTCTCCCGCTATAGATTTGCATTATGCTTTTACAATGATGTACAGCCCGAGCATGCGAATGGAGAACATGGATGAGCTGCTTTATTATTACACAAAGAATTTCCAAGACACTCTTCACAGTGTGCAATACAAAGGGCACATCCCAACCATTACAGAGTTAAGAGCGGAGATGCGTGATTATAGACACTGGG GTCTTTACTTGGTTTCCACTTTGCTTTGCTTCAACTATGCCTTCATGGAGGGCATTGGAATGAACGAAATTGTCGAATCGGAGGACGCAAGACGTGCATTACTTACGAATTCCAAGATACTGGATGAACTGCGCATATTGCTACCACGTTTTTTGTACTTAGGTTGTTTCGAGGAATAA
- the LOC114803534 gene encoding uncharacterized protein LOC114803534 isoform X1 yields the protein MSSEYDRDEQVPPQWLNTGFFERVFQPKNNGEKMQIINIKVQPATKKGEHYASVMFRVKATFTFAADCAAAQRPQSKSFIVKALPELEGEKQRLLEGSKLFETEIGIYTDVLPKLVEVLRLAGERIRFGAHCLHHALTPIKVLVFEDLTEIGYEMVRGRTLTLKEIKAGYRKLAKWHAASYKLANDQPGLFDKYYESFMTIPYVVNSSFISGGIKNFIDMLDTVPSLKMYKPYFQAMQPGWATKCRATYTEYFYNPQPHTWYGVCHGDVLANNLMFRHVPLTGELDDVLLVDYQLAYMGPLVNDLIYSYYMLYTPEQRAENYEELFEHYFRHFVQTLEMLGYQTEALTFECFQQQLKRQKVLALFLLVSFLPIRHALLAGLIDRDHLMATDDERRDLYYDKNYIAELHSILPMYLKLGYLQ from the exons ATGAGTTCAGAATACGACAGAGACGAGCAAGTGCCGCCACAATGGTTGAACACTGGCTTCTTTGAGCGCGTCTTTCAGCCGAAAAACAACGGCGAAAAAATGcagattataaatattaaagttcaACCCGCAACCAAAAAGGGTGAGCACTACGCCAGTGTAATGTTCCGCGTAAAGGCGACGTTTACATTTGCCGCCGACTGTGCCGCTGCACAAAGACCGCAAAGCAAGTCATTCATTGTAAAAGCGCTACCGGAGCTGGAGGGCGAGAAGCAGCGTTTGCTGGAAGGCTCAAAGCTCTTCGAAACCGAAATCGGCATTTATACCGACGTTTTGCCCAAGCTGGTGGAGGTGCTGCGATTGGCAGGCGAGCGCATACGATTTGGCGCCCA TTGTCTTCACCATGCTCTGACGCCCATTAAGGTATTGGTTTTTGAAGACTTAACAGAGATCGGTTATGAAATGGTGCGCGGTCGAACGTTGACGCTTAAGGAAATAAAGGCCGGCTATCGCAAATTGGCTAAGTGGCATGCTGCTAGCTATAAATTGGCGAATGAT caaCCCGgactttttgataaatattacgAGAGTTTCATGACCATACCGTATGTTGTCAATAGCTCGTTCATATCAGGCGGAATCAAGAACTTTATCGATATGCTCGACACTGTACCATCCTTAAAAATGTACAAACCATACTTTCAGGCCATGCAACCAGGCTGGGCTACCAAATGTCGTGCAACATACACGGAATATTTCTATAATCCTCAACCCCACACTTGGTATGGCGTCTGTCACGGAGATGTGCTAGCCAACAATTTGATGTTCCGGCATGTACCTCTTACTGGCGAATTGGATGATGTATTGTTGGTGGATTACCAGCTTGCTTATATGGGACCTTTAGTCAATGATCTCATTTATTCTTACTATATGCTCTACACGCCGGAGCAACGTGCCGAAAATTATGAGGAACTCTTTGAGCATTATTTCAGACATTTCGTACAGACATTGGAAATGCTGGGATATCAAACAGAAGCGCTAACATTTGAATGTTTCCAGCAACAACTGAAACGGCAGAAAGTTTTAG CACTTTTTCTTTTAGTCAGCTTTCTGCCAATACGCCACGCATTGCTTGCTGGTCTAATAGACAGGGATCACCTGATGGCCACCGATGATGAGCGGCGCGACCTCTACTATGACAAAAATTACATTGCCGAGTTGCACAGCATTCTACCAATGTATTTGAAATTAGGCTATTTgcaataa
- the LOC114803534 gene encoding uncharacterized protein LOC114803534 isoform X2: MSSEYDRDEQVPPQWLNTGFFERVFQPKNNGEKMQIINIKVQPATKKGEHYASVMFRVKATFTFAADCAAAQRPQSKSFIVKALPELEGEKQRLLEGSKLFETEIGIYTDVLPKLVEVLRLAGERIRFGAHCLHHALTPIKVLVFEDLTEIGYEMVRGRTLTLKEIKAGYRKLAKWHAASYKLANDAMQPGWATKCRATYTEYFYNPQPHTWYGVCHGDVLANNLMFRHVPLTGELDDVLLVDYQLAYMGPLVNDLIYSYYMLYTPEQRAENYEELFEHYFRHFVQTLEMLGYQTEALTFECFQQQLKRQKVLALFLLVSFLPIRHALLAGLIDRDHLMATDDERRDLYYDKNYIAELHSILPMYLKLGYLQ, translated from the exons ATGAGTTCAGAATACGACAGAGACGAGCAAGTGCCGCCACAATGGTTGAACACTGGCTTCTTTGAGCGCGTCTTTCAGCCGAAAAACAACGGCGAAAAAATGcagattataaatattaaagttcaACCCGCAACCAAAAAGGGTGAGCACTACGCCAGTGTAATGTTCCGCGTAAAGGCGACGTTTACATTTGCCGCCGACTGTGCCGCTGCACAAAGACCGCAAAGCAAGTCATTCATTGTAAAAGCGCTACCGGAGCTGGAGGGCGAGAAGCAGCGTTTGCTGGAAGGCTCAAAGCTCTTCGAAACCGAAATCGGCATTTATACCGACGTTTTGCCCAAGCTGGTGGAGGTGCTGCGATTGGCAGGCGAGCGCATACGATTTGGCGCCCA TTGTCTTCACCATGCTCTGACGCCCATTAAGGTATTGGTTTTTGAAGACTTAACAGAGATCGGTTATGAAATGGTGCGCGGTCGAACGTTGACGCTTAAGGAAATAAAGGCCGGCTATCGCAAATTGGCTAAGTGGCATGCTGCTAGCTATAAATTGGCGAATGAT GCCATGCAACCAGGCTGGGCTACCAAATGTCGTGCAACATACACGGAATATTTCTATAATCCTCAACCCCACACTTGGTATGGCGTCTGTCACGGAGATGTGCTAGCCAACAATTTGATGTTCCGGCATGTACCTCTTACTGGCGAATTGGATGATGTATTGTTGGTGGATTACCAGCTTGCTTATATGGGACCTTTAGTCAATGATCTCATTTATTCTTACTATATGCTCTACACGCCGGAGCAACGTGCCGAAAATTATGAGGAACTCTTTGAGCATTATTTCAGACATTTCGTACAGACATTGGAAATGCTGGGATATCAAACAGAAGCGCTAACATTTGAATGTTTCCAGCAACAACTGAAACGGCAGAAAGTTTTAG CACTTTTTCTTTTAGTCAGCTTTCTGCCAATACGCCACGCATTGCTTGCTGGTCTAATAGACAGGGATCACCTGATGGCCACCGATGATGAGCGGCGCGACCTCTACTATGACAAAAATTACATTGCCGAGTTGCACAGCATTCTACCAATGTATTTGAAATTAGGCTATTTgcaataa